A genomic segment from Marinobacter subterrani encodes:
- a CDS encoding formate/nitrite transporter family protein — protein sequence MSYIVPSEFVTKMVDAGESKIYMSTRDTLIRAFMAGAILALAAAFAITVAVQTGVFLIGAVLFPIGFCMLYLMGFDLLTGVFMLTPLALLDKRPGVTPAAILRNWGWVFLGNLGGALTVALMMAFIFTYGFSTDPGAVGAKIASIGEARTLGYAEYGAAGWATIFIRGMLCNWMVSMGVVGAMISTNVTGKILAMWMPIMLFFFMGFEHSIVNMFLFPSAIIMGGEFSVMDYLWWNEIPTVLGNLVGGIAFTGLTLYTTHVRTAPKRKVPGGFNDAALARSN from the coding sequence ATGTCTTACATTGTGCCTTCAGAGTTCGTCACCAAAATGGTTGACGCAGGCGAATCTAAAATCTACATGTCTACCCGGGACACGCTTATCCGGGCTTTCATGGCCGGGGCGATCCTGGCCCTGGCAGCGGCTTTTGCCATCACGGTCGCCGTCCAGACCGGCGTATTCCTGATCGGCGCCGTGCTCTTCCCCATCGGGTTCTGCATGCTGTACCTGATGGGATTTGATCTGCTGACGGGCGTCTTCATGCTCACGCCCCTGGCACTGCTGGACAAGCGTCCGGGCGTGACACCCGCCGCGATCCTCCGCAACTGGGGCTGGGTGTTTCTTGGCAACCTTGGTGGCGCGCTGACCGTTGCCCTGATGATGGCGTTTATCTTCACCTACGGATTCAGCACCGACCCGGGCGCAGTTGGCGCCAAGATCGCCAGCATTGGTGAAGCCCGTACCCTGGGTTACGCCGAATACGGTGCGGCCGGCTGGGCCACCATTTTCATCCGCGGCATGCTCTGTAACTGGATGGTGTCCATGGGCGTGGTTGGCGCCATGATCTCCACCAACGTCACCGGTAAGATTCTGGCGATGTGGATGCCGATCATGCTGTTCTTTTTCATGGGCTTTGAGCACTCCATCGTCAACATGTTCCTGTTCCCCTCCGCGATCATCATGGGCGGTGAGTTCTCGGTGATGGACTACCTCTGGTGGAATGAGATTCCGACGGTGCTTGGCAACCTGGTCGGCGGCATTGCGTTCACCGGTCTGACCCTGTACACCACCCACGTGCGGACTGCGCCGAAGCGCAAGGTTCCGGGCGGCTTCAACGATGCAGCCCTGGCCCGCTCCAACTGA
- a CDS encoding Hcp family type VI secretion system effector: protein MPTPCYISIEGQTQGNITAGAFTSDSVGNIYVEGHEDEVLVQEFSHVVTVPTDPQSGQPSGQRVHKPFKFTSALNKATPLMYNALASGEMLPKVELKWYRTSVEGKQEHFFSTILEDATIIDIQCNMPHCQDAASADFTQLVTASLSYRKVTWEHAVAGTSGADDWRSPIEA, encoded by the coding sequence ATGCCAACTCCTTGTTATATCAGCATCGAAGGCCAGACCCAGGGCAACATCACTGCCGGCGCGTTCACATCCGATTCCGTAGGCAACATCTACGTTGAAGGTCACGAAGACGAAGTGCTGGTCCAGGAATTCAGCCACGTTGTTACCGTACCCACCGACCCCCAGTCCGGGCAGCCTTCCGGACAGCGTGTCCACAAGCCGTTCAAGTTCACTTCCGCCCTGAACAAGGCCACGCCACTGATGTACAACGCCCTGGCGTCCGGCGAAATGCTGCCGAAGGTGGAACTGAAGTGGTACCGCACCTCCGTTGAGGGCAAACAGGAGCACTTCTTCTCCACCATCCTCGAAGATGCCACCATCATCGACATCCAGTGCAACATGCCGCACTGCCAGGACGCAGCCAGCGCCGACTTCACCCAACTGGTCACGGCTTCCCTGTCTTACCGCAAGGTGACCTGGGAGCACGCCGTTGCCGGTACCTCCGGTGCCGACGACTGGCGTTCGCCGATCGAGGCGTAA
- a CDS encoding ExbD/TolR family protein, translating to MARVEDALLPLINLVFLLLMFFIVAGELADEPLPELPATTRAPERQAPQADLVVDARGNWLVAGAALGKAGLLDRLPPPQTQKPLKIAVDRGIAMAELEVLMKVLEQGGYSEVLLLTEPGE from the coding sequence ATGGCGCGGGTTGAAGACGCCCTTCTGCCACTGATCAACCTGGTGTTCCTGCTGCTGATGTTCTTTATTGTTGCCGGAGAACTGGCGGACGAGCCGCTACCCGAGTTGCCGGCGACCACCAGAGCTCCGGAACGGCAGGCGCCTCAGGCAGACCTGGTGGTGGACGCCAGGGGCAACTGGCTGGTTGCAGGAGCAGCGCTAGGCAAAGCTGGCCTGCTTGATCGGCTACCCCCACCGCAGACGCAGAAACCACTGAAAATCGCCGTTGACCGGGGCATCGCCATGGCAGAGCTGGAAGTTCTGATGAAAGTGCTGGAGCAGGGCGGCTACTCAGAGGTCTTGCTGCTGACGGAGCCTGGCGAATGA
- a CDS encoding type IV toxin-antitoxin system AbiEi family antitoxin domain-containing protein, with translation MSDSDSARSSREQLQTLFRQHGGQLRLSEALARGYSRYQFYQLRDEGVIEPVSRGLYRLADLPPIENPDLVAAATRFPSAVLCLISALDWHGITTQIPHQVHLAVDRDARLPVLDYPPVAGYRFSGKAFSEGIEQVDVDGITLSVYSPEKTLADCFKFRNRIGMDVVLEALELYRTRKTFLPGKLMEYARVCRVANVMAPYVEAKL, from the coding sequence TTGTCTGATTCCGACTCTGCCCGATCTTCCCGGGAACAACTTCAAACCCTGTTTCGACAGCACGGTGGCCAGCTCCGCCTGAGCGAGGCGCTGGCCCGGGGCTATAGTCGGTATCAGTTCTATCAGCTTCGGGACGAAGGGGTGATTGAGCCGGTCAGCCGCGGCCTGTACCGGCTGGCGGATCTGCCGCCCATCGAAAACCCGGACCTGGTGGCAGCCGCTACTCGGTTCCCTAGTGCGGTGCTTTGCCTGATTTCCGCGCTGGACTGGCACGGCATAACCACACAGATTCCCCACCAGGTGCATCTGGCGGTGGATCGGGATGCCCGCCTGCCAGTGCTGGACTATCCGCCGGTGGCCGGGTATCGGTTCTCCGGGAAGGCCTTTAGCGAAGGCATTGAGCAGGTGGATGTGGATGGCATTACCCTGAGCGTCTATAGCCCGGAGAAAACCCTGGCGGACTGCTTCAAGTTCCGCAACCGCATCGGTATGGACGTGGTGCTGGAGGCGCTGGAGCTTTATCGCACCCGTAAAACCTTTCTGCCCGGAAAGCTGATGGAATACGCCAGAGTCTGCCGGGTCGCCAATGTGATGGCGCCTTACGTGGAAGCCAAACTCTGA
- a CDS encoding diguanylate cyclase domain-containing protein, with protein sequence MLIKRWFRSLVNRAVALVVGGIIISALLVTVAGSQLSRSELEQQARNQVETIADLVAGELDSKLALRLETLNHVAGSFTMSAQALDSRARLLVRRQIALRHMFDGVYLMDEKGRVLAESPEAFHQTGLDISGREYFKQVSSTLAPVISEPYRSNYQDKPAIMLAAPVFDHHQHFIGMIGGAILLDGDNFMAEFINLKIGKTGNLRLITRTGVTVAHGGRGEVMTPVRVANPVLLDAMQGFEGTVQTSNRAGEPVIMSVQQLSQAPWFVAAAWPAREAYAPITRTIDAFIWMLLAVILLIGPLAFWRFRRLMAPLRVLGDQIRERHLGMRSEPVDVSGGTEIRQVAEIFNTVMDEREEVLISLAEREAFFRSLTQSAPIGIVQTDVLGRIEFANPAFEAIIGIPSEELTQTYLASRVQEADRETAVAGWKEAIRKESIFRSRIRLATRDSGRLVWADVMTAAIQTPEKALGTITVVRDISHELEVEEALRDEQQRADTILGVLQEGVLMVDTSGVIRYANDAAGRFLGTEGECILRNFFQLITIETKDGALTREHFLAGEDLDNLYVTLRNHGGECFDIDLTMLHIRRGREDERLVFVLRDDSDRRREEERLSWEATHDSLTQLLNRRAFNASLIQCLGDSARQTVSSVLMLIDLDHFKPVNDAGGHLLGDDLLRRLAELFRDSVRQSDTVARLGGDEFGIILPACGLARAESLAEKIRAAVEALRIEQDGRSFGVTTCIGLTELSPEDKGPREAMARADEGCYIAKSQGRNAVVVVPSPPAR encoded by the coding sequence GTGCTGATCAAGCGCTGGTTTCGCAGCCTGGTTAACCGGGCGGTTGCCCTGGTGGTCGGCGGAATCATTATTTCCGCACTGCTCGTAACAGTTGCCGGTTCCCAGCTCAGCCGTTCGGAGCTTGAGCAGCAGGCCCGCAATCAGGTGGAGACCATCGCCGACCTGGTGGCCGGCGAGCTTGATAGCAAGCTGGCCCTGCGCCTTGAGACCCTCAATCACGTTGCCGGCAGTTTCACCATGTCGGCCCAGGCTCTGGATTCCCGCGCCCGGTTGTTGGTTCGCCGGCAAATCGCCTTGCGACACATGTTTGACGGTGTTTACCTGATGGACGAGAAAGGCCGGGTCCTGGCGGAGTCTCCGGAAGCCTTTCACCAAACCGGCCTGGATATCAGTGGCCGGGAGTACTTCAAGCAGGTTTCCTCGACACTGGCGCCGGTCATCAGTGAACCCTACAGATCAAACTATCAGGACAAACCCGCCATCATGCTGGCGGCACCGGTGTTCGACCATCACCAGCACTTTATCGGAATGATCGGCGGCGCCATCCTGCTGGATGGCGATAACTTCATGGCGGAATTCATCAATCTGAAGATCGGTAAGACCGGTAACCTGAGGCTGATTACCCGGACCGGGGTCACGGTGGCCCACGGTGGCCGCGGTGAGGTCATGACCCCGGTTCGGGTGGCCAATCCGGTTCTGCTGGACGCCATGCAGGGTTTCGAAGGCACCGTGCAAACCAGCAACCGAGCCGGCGAACCGGTGATCATGTCAGTGCAGCAACTGAGCCAGGCCCCCTGGTTCGTGGCAGCGGCCTGGCCGGCGCGGGAAGCCTATGCCCCGATCACCCGAACCATTGATGCGTTCATCTGGATGCTCCTTGCGGTTATCCTGCTGATCGGCCCGCTCGCCTTCTGGCGCTTCCGGCGACTGATGGCACCGCTTAGGGTGCTGGGCGACCAGATTCGTGAGCGTCACCTCGGAATGCGCTCGGAGCCGGTCGATGTGTCCGGCGGAACCGAGATCCGCCAGGTGGCGGAAATCTTCAATACCGTCATGGATGAACGGGAGGAAGTACTTATCTCGCTGGCTGAGCGGGAAGCCTTCTTCCGCTCGCTGACCCAGAGTGCACCCATAGGGATTGTCCAGACCGACGTTCTCGGACGGATCGAGTTTGCCAATCCGGCCTTTGAGGCCATTATCGGAATCCCCTCCGAGGAACTCACCCAGACCTATCTGGCCAGCCGGGTGCAGGAGGCAGACCGGGAGACGGCGGTGGCCGGATGGAAAGAGGCCATTCGGAAGGAAAGTATCTTCCGGAGCAGGATACGGCTGGCGACCCGGGATTCCGGGCGACTGGTCTGGGCCGATGTGATGACCGCGGCGATCCAGACGCCGGAAAAAGCCCTGGGTACCATTACTGTTGTCCGGGACATCTCGCACGAGCTGGAAGTGGAAGAGGCCCTGCGGGATGAGCAGCAGCGGGCGGATACCATTCTTGGCGTGCTCCAGGAGGGGGTCCTGATGGTCGATACCAGTGGCGTCATCCGGTATGCCAATGACGCCGCCGGCCGGTTCCTCGGCACCGAAGGCGAATGCATACTGCGCAACTTTTTCCAGCTGATCACCATTGAGACCAAAGACGGTGCGTTGACCCGGGAGCATTTTCTCGCCGGCGAGGATCTGGACAACCTTTATGTCACGCTCCGGAATCATGGTGGGGAATGCTTCGATATCGATCTGACCATGCTGCACATTCGCAGGGGGCGCGAGGATGAGCGGCTGGTCTTTGTCCTGCGGGATGATAGCGACCGGCGCCGGGAAGAAGAGCGGCTGTCCTGGGAAGCCACCCACGACAGCCTGACCCAGCTTCTCAACCGCCGTGCGTTCAATGCCTCCCTGATTCAGTGCCTGGGGGATTCCGCACGCCAGACGGTAAGCTCTGTGCTGATGTTGATTGATCTGGACCACTTCAAGCCGGTCAACGATGCCGGCGGGCATCTGCTGGGCGACGACCTGTTGCGCCGGCTCGCGGAGCTGTTCAGGGACTCGGTTCGCCAGTCCGATACCGTTGCCAGGCTCGGGGGTGATGAGTTTGGCATCATCCTGCCCGCTTGCGGGCTTGCGCGCGCAGAATCGCTTGCGGAGAAAATCCGGGCTGCGGTCGAGGCATTGAGAATAGAGCAGGATGGCCGGTCGTTCGGTGTCACTACCTGCATCGGCCTGACTGAGCTGTCGCCGGAAGACAAGGGGCCCCGGGAGGCCATGGCCCGGGCAGACGAGGGCTGCTACATCGCCAAGTCCCAGGGCCGCAACGCCGTTGTCGTGGTACCGTCACCACCAGCCCGCTGA
- a CDS encoding energy transducer TonB, whose product MITGHRISKSALLVLASVLTLGSLVLAAPDRTVTLNTPGDAAINTQPAIRIRLAGTTAAGPPRAAKPVAKTTPEPRQELRPEPEPEPEPEPEPEPEPESVAATPEPTPPPSPQETRQPATEPKAATPTVAETDLAPAEPQATVALQNAGQRSGVDSYLSRLSRHLARFYQYPHRARRLGQEGTPVIAFEFRRDGTLVADRLKIGSGHELLDEAALAMLRQAAPLPEVPREMTGTRFRYVLPVRFSLR is encoded by the coding sequence ATGATTACAGGCCACCGGATTTCCAAATCAGCCCTGTTAGTTCTGGCCAGCGTGCTCACGCTGGGAAGCCTTGTGCTGGCGGCACCCGACAGGACGGTGACGCTCAATACGCCTGGAGACGCCGCCATCAACACCCAACCGGCCATCCGCATCCGGCTCGCCGGCACAACGGCAGCCGGGCCACCGCGCGCAGCAAAGCCCGTTGCGAAAACCACGCCCGAACCCCGGCAAGAGCTCAGGCCAGAGCCAGAGCCAGAGCCAGAGCCAGAGCCAGAGCCAGAGCCAGAGCCAGAAAGCGTGGCGGCAACACCCGAGCCGACGCCACCCCCCTCGCCGCAGGAAACCCGCCAGCCTGCCACAGAGCCGAAAGCGGCCACGCCGACAGTTGCGGAAACGGACCTCGCCCCAGCCGAGCCCCAGGCCACCGTAGCACTGCAGAACGCCGGCCAGCGCTCCGGGGTCGATAGCTACCTGAGCCGGCTCAGCCGCCACCTTGCGCGCTTCTATCAGTACCCGCACCGGGCCAGACGGCTGGGTCAGGAAGGCACTCCGGTCATCGCCTTTGAGTTCCGGCGTGACGGCACCCTGGTCGCCGACCGCCTGAAAATCGGTTCGGGCCATGAACTGCTCGACGAAGCCGCGCTGGCCATGCTTCGACAGGCGGCGCCCCTGCCCGAGGTGCCCCGGGAGATGACCGGAACGCGCTTCCGGTATGTTCTTCCCGTCCGCTTCAGCCTGCGCTGA
- a CDS encoding nucleotidyl transferase AbiEii/AbiGii toxin family protein, producing the protein MAKNTAASVRQKLLNKAREEKRPFQELLQYYAMERFLYRLSQSPHSGCFTLKGALMLWAMQGPTSRPTRDIDMLGQTSNEPEAILDQVQDIIAAEVMDDGLHFEPDTLKAETITEDAGYQGLRVTFTGFLDNARISMQLDIGFGDPVFPFPSWLEFPTLLDFPAARIKCYTPESSIAEKFQAMVNLGELNSRMKDFYDIWLLSRQHEFRLENLKGAVDGTFQKRGTEIPETNPFSAAFMDSNQPQWQAFRKRLGQGHVPEAFSEVVEAMVEFLSPVMARSAEDAPREIWHPPGPWSRQADG; encoded by the coding sequence ATGGCCAAAAACACCGCCGCATCTGTTCGCCAGAAACTGCTGAACAAAGCCCGGGAAGAAAAACGCCCCTTTCAGGAGCTGTTGCAGTATTACGCTATGGAGCGGTTTCTTTACCGCCTCAGTCAATCGCCCCACAGCGGCTGCTTTACGCTCAAGGGTGCGCTGATGCTCTGGGCCATGCAGGGGCCGACCAGCCGACCGACCCGGGATATCGATATGCTGGGCCAGACCAGCAATGAACCTGAGGCGATCCTGGACCAGGTACAAGATATCATTGCCGCTGAAGTGATGGATGACGGGTTGCATTTCGAACCGGATACCCTGAAGGCAGAAACCATCACCGAAGATGCTGGCTACCAGGGGCTGAGGGTGACCTTCACTGGTTTTCTCGACAACGCCAGAATTTCGATGCAACTGGATATTGGCTTTGGCGATCCCGTATTTCCGTTTCCCTCTTGGCTGGAGTTTCCAACCCTACTGGATTTTCCCGCTGCACGGATCAAGTGTTACACCCCGGAATCGTCCATTGCCGAGAAGTTCCAGGCGATGGTAAACCTTGGCGAATTGAATAGCCGGATGAAGGATTTCTACGATATCTGGCTGCTCTCGCGCCAGCACGAATTCCGGTTGGAAAACCTGAAGGGTGCTGTTGACGGCACCTTCCAGAAACGCGGAACCGAAATCCCTGAAACAAATCCCTTTTCTGCCGCTTTTATGGACAGCAACCAGCCACAATGGCAGGCTTTCCGTAAACGCCTTGGCCAGGGTCATGTGCCAGAGGCATTTTCGGAAGTTGTAGAGGCGATGGTTGAGTTCCTCAGTCCTGTGATGGCGCGCAGCGCCGAGGATGCCCCAAGGGAAATCTGGCACCCGCCCGGTCCATGGAGTCGGCAGGCTGATGGCTAG
- a CDS encoding DUF3387 domain-containing protein, whose protein sequence is MRKALKDYAQGADGEEQPVQEKSELFELLDDAIAQTLEFCRERDIEMNTVFEKQDTFKNIGFFNQAADTLLSNDDWRKQFNGYENTVTALYEACKPEIFRQHDNQRIAAIQYLRGVVDALVEQADIDEVSQKISELLDESVVVDNAEAFNIKEHRAEYEIVQKGQGWDLSKINYDKLREDFKKAEYKHIEIAELRAFIEDKLQQLLEQNHTRTDFAQRLQEIIDKYNSGSSSADAYYEDLVQYVGNIREESERHIREGLSEDELEIFDLLKRDKLTKAEEQRVKLAAKDLIIRLLEGHPKVLVQDWWKDGQTQRAVKAAIEEVLDKDLPESYDRVAFKEKCDNVFELVVEFAASGRKWVA, encoded by the coding sequence ATGCGCAAAGCACTGAAAGACTATGCGCAGGGCGCGGATGGTGAGGAGCAGCCCGTTCAGGAGAAGTCTGAGCTTTTTGAATTACTCGATGATGCTATTGCCCAAACACTCGAGTTTTGCCGGGAGCGGGATATCGAGATGAATACGGTGTTTGAGAAGCAGGATACCTTCAAGAATATCGGCTTCTTTAACCAGGCAGCCGATACCCTCCTGAGCAACGATGACTGGCGCAAGCAGTTTAACGGGTATGAGAACACGGTGACGGCGCTGTATGAGGCCTGTAAGCCGGAGATCTTCCGGCAACATGACAATCAGCGGATTGCGGCGATCCAGTACCTCCGAGGCGTAGTGGATGCACTGGTGGAGCAAGCTGATATTGATGAAGTCAGTCAGAAGATTTCGGAGCTGCTGGACGAGAGCGTGGTGGTCGATAACGCCGAGGCTTTTAACATCAAGGAGCACCGGGCGGAATATGAGATTGTCCAGAAAGGCCAAGGCTGGGATCTGAGCAAGATCAACTACGACAAGCTCCGGGAAGATTTCAAAAAAGCCGAGTACAAACACATTGAAATCGCAGAGCTTCGTGCCTTTATCGAAGACAAACTGCAACAGCTTCTGGAACAGAACCACACCCGCACCGACTTTGCTCAACGGTTGCAGGAGATCATCGACAAGTACAATTCCGGAAGCTCCTCTGCAGATGCGTACTATGAAGATCTGGTTCAGTACGTTGGCAACATTCGTGAAGAATCAGAACGGCATATTCGTGAGGGGCTCAGCGAGGATGAGCTGGAAATCTTTGACCTGTTGAAAAGGGACAAACTCACCAAGGCCGAGGAGCAGCGAGTAAAGCTGGCGGCAAAGGACTTGATCATTCGGTTGTTGGAAGGCCATCCCAAAGTGTTGGTTCAGGATTGGTGGAAGGATGGTCAGACTCAGCGTGCGGTGAAGGCTGCCATTGAGGAAGTTCTGGATAAAGACCTGCCGGAGAGCTACGACCGTGTGGCATTCAAGGAGAAGTGCGACAACGTTTTCGAACTGGTCGTGGAGTTCGCGGCTAGTGGTCGGAAGTGGGTTGCGTAA
- a CDS encoding ExbD/TolR family protein — MQLVEPRPQRPIPIRITPLIDVVFILLVFFMLTSRLLPVDYLELANNTSASRQVAGNPLPLLTVTADGRIQWQGKALTVHQLTSELAGSGITEANLATVPNATLGAFTRTLSALTESGIEVHWQRPAGTSP, encoded by the coding sequence ATGCAACTGGTTGAGCCCCGGCCCCAGCGGCCGATTCCGATTCGGATAACGCCACTGATCGATGTGGTGTTTATCCTGTTGGTGTTCTTCATGCTCACCAGCCGGTTGCTGCCGGTGGACTATCTGGAGCTGGCCAACAACACGTCGGCAAGCCGCCAGGTGGCCGGCAACCCCCTGCCTCTGCTCACAGTGACAGCCGACGGCCGGATACAGTGGCAGGGCAAGGCGCTGACGGTGCACCAACTGACGTCAGAACTGGCCGGGTCCGGCATTACCGAGGCCAACCTTGCGACAGTGCCGAACGCGACCCTCGGTGCCTTCACGCGAACGCTCAGTGCCCTGACGGAAAGCGGCATTGAAGTCCACTGGCAACGACCGGCCGGCACGTCACCATGA
- a CDS encoding bifunctional protein-serine/threonine kinase/phosphatase — protein sequence MTTANALSISAGQHSAAGKKPVNQDFHGLLIPDNHQLLTKGIAVAIADGVSSSNVSQIASESAVAGFLSDYFSTPDSWSVKQSVQRVLRATNAWLYAQTRQSQYRYDRDRGYVCTLSVMVLKSATAHIFHVGDARIYRVHSRQLELLTNDHRLSFSPEDSCLTRAMGLGDRLDIDYQTLPIQPGDTFLLTTDGIHEHLDDRTMAAIIREAGNDLDAAARRLSATALAQGSSDNLTAQVIRIDSVAEEPESNELFQHLAGLPFAPELQAGQSLDGYRILRQIHASSRSHVYLAEDEASGQAVVLKLPSMEQRHDPVYLEQFFTEQWIARRLNNPHVVRPFAPGRKPGFLYLATEFADGCTLRQWMLDNPAPELETVRKLVEQIARGLRAFHRLEMVHQDLKPENVLVDAHGTVTLIDFGATRVAGLQESDIADDQPGPRGAALYSAPETFLGEPGRPESDQFSLGVITYQLLTGRLPYGAEVPKLHGPGQLRRLAYQSVRLFREDVPGWVDDAIEKAVHPLAHKRYPALSEYLYDLRHPGKDWHLRSRPPLIERHPLAFWQGLSGLLLLALLASLAFTWN from the coding sequence GTGACAACGGCAAACGCGCTTTCCATCTCAGCCGGCCAGCATTCAGCAGCCGGTAAAAAACCGGTGAACCAGGACTTTCACGGCCTGCTGATACCGGATAACCATCAACTGTTGACCAAGGGCATCGCGGTGGCCATCGCCGATGGCGTGAGCTCCAGCAATGTCAGCCAGATTGCCAGTGAATCCGCCGTTGCCGGTTTCCTCAGCGATTACTTTTCCACGCCCGACAGTTGGTCCGTCAAACAGTCTGTCCAGCGTGTGTTACGCGCAACCAACGCCTGGCTCTATGCCCAGACCCGGCAAAGCCAGTATCGCTACGACCGGGACCGGGGTTACGTGTGCACCCTGAGTGTGATGGTGCTGAAATCCGCAACCGCTCACATTTTTCACGTCGGTGATGCCCGCATCTACCGGGTTCATTCCAGGCAACTGGAGCTCCTGACCAACGATCACCGGCTGTCATTTTCTCCGGAAGACAGCTGCCTGACCCGTGCCATGGGGCTCGGGGACCGGTTGGACATTGACTACCAGACTCTGCCAATCCAGCCGGGTGATACCTTCCTGCTGACGACGGACGGTATTCATGAACACCTTGACGACCGCACCATGGCCGCGATCATCCGGGAAGCCGGCAATGATCTGGACGCCGCGGCCCGCCGTTTGTCCGCCACCGCACTGGCACAGGGCAGCAGTGACAACCTGACCGCCCAGGTAATCCGTATTGACTCGGTGGCCGAGGAGCCTGAAAGCAATGAGTTGTTCCAGCATCTCGCCGGACTTCCGTTCGCACCGGAGCTTCAAGCCGGGCAGAGTCTGGACGGCTACCGGATTCTGCGACAGATACACGCCAGCAGCCGCAGCCACGTTTACCTGGCCGAGGATGAAGCCAGCGGGCAGGCCGTGGTCCTGAAGCTGCCCTCCATGGAGCAGCGGCATGACCCGGTCTACCTGGAGCAGTTTTTCACCGAGCAGTGGATTGCCCGGCGGCTCAACAATCCCCATGTGGTGCGCCCCTTTGCGCCGGGCCGGAAACCCGGGTTTCTGTATCTGGCCACGGAATTCGCCGATGGCTGCACGCTGCGGCAATGGATGCTGGACAATCCGGCCCCGGAACTCGAGACCGTGCGCAAACTGGTGGAACAGATTGCCAGGGGACTGCGGGCCTTCCACCGGCTCGAAATGGTGCATCAGGACCTGAAACCCGAGAACGTGCTGGTGGATGCCCACGGCACGGTTACCCTGATCGATTTTGGCGCCACCCGGGTGGCCGGCCTCCAGGAATCCGACATCGCGGATGACCAACCAGGGCCAAGGGGCGCTGCTCTGTACAGCGCTCCGGAGACGTTCCTGGGGGAGCCCGGCAGGCCCGAATCCGACCAGTTCTCGCTCGGGGTGATCACCTATCAGTTGCTGACCGGTCGCCTGCCCTATGGCGCGGAGGTTCCGAAGTTGCATGGTCCGGGCCAGCTTCGACGTCTTGCCTATCAATCCGTCAGGCTGTTTCGTGAAGACGTGCCCGGCTGGGTTGATGACGCCATCGAGAAAGCGGTTCATCCCCTGGCTCACAAACGCTACCCGGCCCTTTCAGAGTATCTGTACGACCTACGCCATCCCGGTAAAGACTGGCACCTTCGCAGCCGGCCGCCACTGATCGAGCGCCACCCACTCGCCTTCTGGCAGGGCCTGTCCGGCCTGCTGTTACTGGCCCTGCTGGCCTCGCTCGCCTTCACCTGGAATTGA
- a CDS encoding MotA/TolQ/ExbB proton channel family protein, with protein MTDIAPNLTNNALLAQLMEMGGPVMVVLLVIALFGLIAFVYLMLLGTLYAPRLNGTLKKIVIRWQQDPEAVSPAAMIERAGRWGRLNPLLHLVSNTMTALRARQDSGKIRETATRDAQQALEPFEAPLKVIEVIAALAPLLGLLGTVLGMMEAFSAMAAAEGRANASQLSGGIYEALATTAAGLVVAIPFAALAAWVEFRLRRIHQTINSTLVSIFSVAAERQTAAEADTQHSTNHASRPRFAHATG; from the coding sequence ATGACCGACATTGCGCCCAACCTGACAAACAACGCCTTACTGGCACAACTCATGGAAATGGGTGGCCCGGTCATGGTGGTGCTTCTGGTGATTGCGCTGTTCGGGCTCATCGCCTTTGTATACCTGATGCTTCTGGGGACACTCTACGCACCCCGGCTGAACGGCACACTTAAAAAAATCGTAATCCGCTGGCAACAGGACCCCGAGGCGGTGTCCCCGGCCGCCATGATTGAGCGGGCGGGCCGCTGGGGCCGGCTGAATCCGTTGCTGCACCTGGTCAGCAACACCATGACGGCGCTCAGGGCCCGACAGGACTCCGGCAAGATTCGCGAAACCGCCACCCGGGATGCCCAGCAGGCCCTTGAACCCTTCGAGGCACCGCTGAAAGTCATTGAAGTGATCGCCGCCCTGGCACCCTTGCTGGGCCTGCTGGGAACCGTACTGGGCATGATGGAGGCCTTCAGCGCCATGGCCGCCGCCGAAGGACGCGCTAACGCAAGCCAGCTCAGCGGCGGTATCTATGAGGCTCTGGCCACTACCGCCGCCGGCCTGGTTGTTGCCATCCCCTTCGCCGCCCTGGCGGCCTGGGTGGAATTCCGACTGCGCCGCATCCACCAGACCATCAACAGCACGCTGGTTTCGATTTTCAGCGTGGCAGCCGAGCGGCAGACCGCCGCCGAGGCCGACACCCAGCACTCAACCAACCATGCCAGTCGCCCCCGGTTTGCCCATGCAACTGGTTGA